In Wolinella succinogenes DSM 1740, a single genomic region encodes these proteins:
- a CDS encoding potassium channel family protein, whose translation MKSKSYAVIGLGKFGFYVAKGLIEQGANVIAIDHSMERVKEVKELTDSVYVLDSTDAHALKEAGITGLDVVIVSIGENIEASILTVMALKDLGNKIVIAKAVTPIHGEILAKIGAFKVIYPERESAKKLVRDFIANPTFEVVDVTNTIKVGKVLASGSLVGKSLREIEVEQERNIRIMACKHQGRWEKNPTSDYVVSQGDMLILLGELKHIEGFYYSWGS comes from the coding sequence ATGAAATCAAAAAGTTATGCTGTGATTGGTTTGGGAAAGTTTGGTTTTTATGTCGCTAAAGGCTTGATTGAGCAGGGGGCGAATGTGATCGCGATTGACCATTCCATGGAGAGAGTCAAAGAGGTTAAAGAGCTCACCGATAGCGTCTATGTGCTCGATTCTACGGATGCGCATGCCCTCAAAGAGGCTGGAATCACGGGGCTTGATGTGGTCATTGTGAGCATTGGGGAGAATATTGAGGCGAGCATTCTCACGGTCATGGCGTTGAAGGATTTGGGGAACAAGATCGTAATCGCCAAAGCTGTCACCCCTATTCACGGGGAGATTTTGGCTAAGATTGGGGCGTTTAAGGTGATCTATCCTGAGAGGGAATCGGCCAAAAAGCTGGTGAGAGATTTCATTGCCAATCCGACCTTTGAGGTGGTGGATGTGACCAATACAATCAAGGTGGGCAAGGTGCTCGCTTCAGGGTCGCTTGTGGGCAAGAGTCTTCGGGAGATTGAGGTAGAGCAGGAGCGAAATATTCGCATCATGGCGTGCAAACATCAGGGGAGATGGGAGAAGAATCCCACTTCTGATTATGTGGTGAGTCAAGGCGATATGTTGATTCTCCTTGGGGAGCTCAAACATATTGAAGGATTCTACTACTCTTGGGGAAGTTGA
- a CDS encoding nitrogenase-stabilizing/protective protein NifW: MQTLQAFERLGQCEEYFEFFGIPYDEKVMRAKRLHILKYFGDTIRKLEWVDASESQKLLLYRNALLAIYQTFLHNAPSAQEVWGESKCAACHSIGECSTC, encoded by the coding sequence ATGCAAACATTACAAGCTTTTGAGCGACTAGGACAGTGCGAAGAGTATTTTGAGTTTTTTGGAATCCCTTACGATGAAAAGGTGATGCGCGCCAAACGCCTCCATATCCTCAAATATTTTGGTGACACGATTCGAAAACTTGAGTGGGTGGATGCCTCCGAATCTCAAAAGCTACTCCTCTACAGGAATGCGCTTCTGGCGATCTATCAAACTTTTCTCCATAACGCCCCTAGTGCGCAAGAGGTTTGGGGGGAGAGCAAGTGTGCGGCTTGCCATAGTATTGGGGAGTGTTCAACATGCTAG
- the nifX gene encoding nitrogen fixation protein NifX, translated as MIKTTIYGNSLEGDGAIIKVAFASKDSEFVNEHFGWARQFFIYEVSERGFRLAEIIKHDEEDEDEEGKIDRRIEGIKEAGILYCQAIGPTAAAKVVRAKIHPIKVNEEKSIKEALEELTKMLAGNPPPWIKKILVQSQGE; from the coding sequence ATGATTAAGACAACCATTTACGGAAATTCTCTAGAGGGTGATGGAGCGATCATCAAGGTGGCGTTTGCCAGCAAAGATTCGGAGTTTGTGAACGAGCATTTTGGCTGGGCACGACAATTTTTCATCTATGAGGTGAGCGAGCGAGGGTTTCGCTTGGCGGAGATCATCAAGCATGATGAAGAGGATGAAGATGAAGAGGGGAAAATCGATCGAAGAATCGAAGGAATCAAAGAGGCAGGAATCCTCTACTGCCAAGCCATTGGGCCTACGGCGGCGGCCAAAGTGGTGCGAGCCAAAATCCACCCCATCAAGGTGAACGAAGAGAAGTCCATCAAAGAGGCTCTAGAGGAGCTCACCAAGATGCTCGCGGGGAATCCTCCGCCTTGGATCAAGAAAATTTTGGTGCAAAGCCAAGGAGAATAA
- a CDS encoding nitrogen fixation protein NifZ yields the protein MLAPEGEEALFEVGDRVRLTKEMRNDGTFPFAKTGEILVPEGSEGYVKKMGYFLQTIRVYEIDFIELGWVFGCREQELELVEKAF from the coding sequence ATGCTAGCGCCTGAGGGTGAAGAGGCGCTCTTTGAGGTGGGGGATCGTGTTCGACTCACCAAAGAGATGCGTAATGATGGCACTTTCCCCTTTGCCAAAACGGGCGAGATTCTTGTGCCTGAGGGGAGTGAAGGGTATGTGAAAAAGATGGGCTACTTTCTCCAGACCATACGAGTCTATGAGATCGATTTCATCGAGCTTGGATGGGTTTTTGGCTGCAGGGAGCAGGAGCTAGAGTTAGTCGAGAAGGCCTTTTAG
- a CDS encoding 2Fe-2S iron-sulfur cluster-binding protein, whose amino-acid sequence MSENLTRVEIVNDFLAIKVPEGCTIQEVAERSGSSIPFGCRDGECGTCVITVVEGMEYLSPLNEKEKKVLSTMPDHTINSRLSCQMKIVKGGGYIRLRY is encoded by the coding sequence ATGTCTGAGAATCTAACGAGAGTGGAGATTGTGAACGACTTCCTAGCGATCAAAGTTCCAGAAGGGTGCACGATTCAAGAGGTGGCGGAGCGCTCAGGCTCTAGTATTCCCTTTGGCTGTCGAGATGGCGAGTGCGGAACATGCGTGATCACAGTCGTAGAAGGGATGGAATACCTAAGCCCCCTCAATGAGAAGGAGAAAAAAGTCCTCTCCACCATGCCAGATCACACCATCAATAGTCGACTCTCATGCCAAATGAAGATCGTGAAGGGTGGCGGTTATATTCGACTTCGATATTGA
- a CDS encoding NifX-associated nitrogen fixation protein, whose translation MEGVFKQALIDQFRALDAYGHWNRLSDEELLGRLYIREKGASATCAEVDEATTRNIKLYYQALAVAFEKRCGEMANVMMELNSEGYGRILVIVGRLIVLDKTIRDASKFGFGSLEELDKKGGGALGDALKAFEKYRSIFA comes from the coding sequence ATGGAAGGGGTTTTTAAGCAGGCGCTCATCGACCAGTTTAGGGCTTTGGATGCCTATGGACACTGGAATCGTCTAAGTGATGAGGAGCTTTTGGGGCGACTCTACATCAGAGAAAAAGGGGCGAGCGCCACTTGTGCTGAGGTGGATGAGGCGACCACGCGCAACATCAAGCTCTATTATCAAGCGCTTGCGGTGGCTTTTGAGAAGCGATGCGGCGAGATGGCCAATGTGATGATGGAGCTCAACTCTGAGGGTTATGGTCGGATATTGGTGATCGTGGGGCGATTGATCGTGCTGGATAAGACGATCCGCGATGCGTCTAAGTTTGGCTTTGGCTCGCTAGAGGAGCTAGACAAAAAGGGCGGGGGCGCTCTAGGCGATGCACTCAAGGCGTTTGAGAAGTATCGATCTATTTTTGCATAA
- the nifE gene encoding nitrogenase iron-molybdenum cofactor biosynthesis protein NifE — MMDKKVVKELLNESACAHSASKKSACNRPKPGNASGGCAFEGSQISLFPYDEAIHLVHSPSTCLGASWGTRETPSSANRGFTKMGFCTDISEHDVIFGGERKLKESLEYLITRYVPKAAFVYETCVCAMIGDDTPKVCKEAEERFGIPVILVRAAGFVGSKNLGSRIAGEELLEQLIGRKEPETLTPYDINLIGEYNVTGDMWRYKPLLDELGIRVLGALSGDGRIDSIMQAHRAKLNVLVCAKSLVSLARKMEERYGIPYISASFYGMRESSRSLLSIVKALGDVELIEKAKTLIEREERKCVKNLEPYMPILLGKKAVLNTGGNKAWSIASALQDLGVEVVATSVRKCTEDDKARCRELLGEGAVLMENPGAEQYKVLEEKGADMLLAGGRSLYGAIKRKVAFVDVNQEKHTSYGAYEGLVAFAKDLSHSLCNPVFKLVSQKAPWE; from the coding sequence ATGATGGATAAAAAAGTGGTCAAAGAGTTGCTAAACGAGAGTGCGTGCGCGCACTCCGCTTCCAAAAAGAGCGCCTGTAACCGCCCCAAGCCTGGAAATGCTTCGGGGGGTTGCGCTTTTGAGGGTTCGCAAATCTCTCTTTTTCCCTATGATGAAGCCATCCATCTCGTTCACTCCCCATCAACCTGTCTTGGCGCTAGTTGGGGAACACGAGAGACTCCAAGTAGTGCCAACAGAGGTTTCACCAAGATGGGTTTTTGTACAGACATAAGTGAGCACGATGTGATTTTTGGCGGGGAGCGAAAGCTTAAAGAATCGCTAGAGTATCTCATCACTCGTTATGTTCCAAAGGCAGCTTTTGTCTATGAGACCTGTGTCTGTGCCATGATTGGCGATGATACGCCTAAAGTGTGCAAAGAGGCGGAAGAGCGATTTGGGATTCCTGTGATTTTGGTTCGTGCGGCAGGATTTGTCGGGAGTAAGAATCTAGGAAGTCGAATCGCGGGAGAGGAGCTTTTAGAGCAACTCATCGGGCGCAAAGAGCCCGAAACCCTCACGCCTTATGACATTAATCTGATCGGCGAATATAACGTTACGGGAGATATGTGGCGTTATAAACCTCTGCTTGATGAACTAGGGATTAGGGTGCTTGGCGCCTTGAGTGGAGATGGAAGGATCGATTCTATCATGCAAGCACATCGGGCGAAGCTCAATGTGCTAGTGTGCGCCAAATCTCTAGTGAGCTTGGCACGAAAGATGGAAGAGCGATATGGAATCCCTTACATCTCTGCTTCCTTTTACGGTATGAGAGAGAGCAGCCGATCCCTTCTCTCTATCGTCAAAGCCTTGGGGGATGTAGAGCTCATTGAAAAGGCCAAAACTCTCATAGAGCGGGAAGAGAGAAAGTGCGTCAAAAACCTTGAGCCCTACATGCCGATCCTCCTTGGTAAGAAAGCGGTGCTAAACACGGGTGGGAACAAAGCGTGGTCGATCGCCTCTGCCCTTCAGGACTTGGGAGTTGAGGTGGTCGCCACCAGCGTGAGAAAGTGCACCGAAGATGATAAGGCTAGATGCAGAGAGCTCCTAGGAGAGGGAGCGGTTTTGATGGAGAATCCTGGTGCTGAGCAGTATAAAGTGCTCGAAGAAAAAGGAGCAGATATGCTTCTAGCGGGAGGTCGAAGTCTCTATGGAGCGATCAAGCGCAAAGTTGCCTTTGTGGACGTGAATCAAGAGAAGCATACTAGTTATGGGGCTTATGAGGGACTCGTGGCGTTCGCCAAAGATTTGAGCCACTCTCTATGCAACCCTGTCTTTAAGTTGGTCTCACAAAAGGCTCCTTGGGAGTGA
- the fdxB gene encoding ferredoxin III, nif-specific, producing the protein MVAKTKGGADWVQEYVVSLNKETCIACGRCYKSCPKEVMTLTEEEDDEGEEHKFMILVKEAECIGCKVCSKVCSKGCFTHAA; encoded by the coding sequence ATGGTGGCAAAGACTAAAGGTGGAGCGGATTGGGTTCAAGAGTATGTGGTGAGTCTCAACAAAGAGACCTGTATCGCCTGTGGGCGCTGCTATAAATCCTGTCCCAAAGAGGTGATGACGCTCACTGAAGAGGAAGATGATGAGGGCGAAGAGCATAAGTTCATGATTTTAGTTAAAGAGGCGGAGTGCATTGGATGCAAAGTCTGCTCCAAAGTCTGCTCCAAAGGGTGCTTCACCCACGCCGCCTAA
- a CDS encoding nitrogenase component 1, giving the protein MSKPLQVNPHKLSPVMGAHLACLGVDGVMPIIHGAQGCSNFSKVFFTRHFSEPIVSHSTAVNDITAVLDGGACVAEAIDTLAKKSPFKLAAIITTGLTETKGDDVKGAIGQLSYPALYFPTPDYEGGLEEGFALAIEVFIKERMVSVTTPDPKLALILPHASMTPLEVEKLKEFLEDFGVRALALPDLSGSLDGHLEERQGSVSKGGITLEEIEEASRAGMILSIGESTRKARQAFLAKNPGAFDLNVESLYGLRSSDALIRALMDWTGHEPSVRIKRWRARLQDMMLDSHFALGGKRVIAALENDHLLGISKILEEVGMSFELAVATTGGPAMTKISAKEAVVGDLEHLMQNIESSEGVIACERLGGFLPKETPWLVRGYPIFERIGTGLGNDILYEGGCYLLKELANLFLKEHQAHD; this is encoded by the coding sequence ATGAGCAAACCACTACAAGTCAATCCTCATAAACTCTCTCCCGTGATGGGGGCGCATCTGGCTTGTTTGGGCGTGGATGGGGTGATGCCCATCATTCATGGCGCACAAGGGTGTTCTAACTTCTCCAAAGTCTTTTTTACTCGACACTTCAGCGAACCGATCGTCTCTCATAGCACCGCGGTCAATGACATCACAGCCGTGCTTGATGGAGGAGCTTGTGTGGCGGAGGCGATTGACACCTTGGCCAAGAAGTCTCCTTTTAAATTGGCGGCCATCATCACCACGGGATTGACCGAGACCAAGGGGGATGATGTAAAGGGAGCCATTGGGCAACTCTCCTATCCAGCGCTCTACTTTCCCACACCTGATTATGAGGGAGGTTTGGAAGAGGGGTTTGCTCTAGCCATCGAAGTCTTTATCAAAGAGAGGATGGTGAGCGTCACCACCCCTGATCCAAAGCTCGCCCTTATCCTCCCTCACGCCTCCATGACGCCTTTAGAGGTGGAGAAGCTTAAAGAGTTTTTGGAAGATTTTGGAGTGAGGGCTTTGGCATTGCCTGATCTCTCGGGGAGCCTTGATGGTCACCTAGAGGAGCGACAAGGGAGCGTGTCCAAAGGGGGAATCACGCTCGAAGAGATAGAAGAGGCCTCTAGGGCGGGGATGATTCTTAGCATCGGAGAGAGCACGCGCAAGGCTCGTCAAGCCTTTTTGGCAAAGAATCCAGGCGCCTTTGATCTCAATGTCGAATCGCTCTATGGACTCCGCTCTAGCGATGCATTAATCCGCGCTCTCATGGATTGGACAGGCCATGAGCCTTCTGTGAGGATTAAGCGCTGGAGGGCCAGGCTTCAGGACATGATGCTAGATAGCCATTTTGCCCTAGGAGGCAAGCGAGTGATTGCAGCGCTAGAGAATGACCATCTGCTAGGAATCTCCAAGATTTTAGAAGAGGTGGGGATGAGCTTTGAGCTAGCGGTGGCGACCACGGGGGGGCCAGCGATGACAAAAATCAGTGCCAAAGAGGCAGTGGTTGGGGATTTGGAACACCTTATGCAAAATATAGAGTCATCAGAGGGGGTGATCGCCTGTGAACGCCTAGGAGGCTTCCTTCCAAAGGAGACCCCTTGGCTTGTGCGCGGTTACCCCATCTTTGAGCGTATCGGCACGGGGCTAGGCAATGACATCCTTTATGAAGGGGGATGTTATCTTTTAAAAGAGCTAGCCAACCTATTCTTGAAGGAGCACCAAGCGCATGATTAA
- the nifK gene encoding nitrogenase molybdenum-iron protein subunit beta, translating into MQTIENIVTGKDLFLRPEYQEIFTQKRAEFEGMPSCDEVAKVADWTKSWEYREKNLAREAITINAAKACQPLGAVMVALGFENTMPYVHGSHGCVAYFRSYFTRHFKEPTPCVSDSMTEDAAVFGGLQNMIDGLANCYAMYKPEMIAVSTTCMAEVIGDDLQAFVENARSAGSIPADYPVPYANTPSFKGSHITGYDNMMYSIITQLSNVSQSADKKDRINIIPGFEPYIGSLREVKEIVEAFGADYIMLGDHSEQWDMPAGKYQMFSGGTKLDDARDAGASKVTITLQKYTTPRTMKSFAKKFKQETLELNPIGLAGTDAFVSAISKLTGKSVPQKLKDERGRLVDAMQDSYPYMHGKSFAIWGDPDFLIGAVSFLIEMGAEPKHVLCHNAPDGWEEEMKALLATSPAKDLHVWAGKDLWHMRSLLFTEPVDFMIGNTYGKELERDTGIPLIRVGFPIFDRHHLHRYSISGYKGTLNLLTWIVNKVLDKMDEDTKQIAKTDFFFDAVR; encoded by the coding sequence ATGCAAACTATTGAAAATATCGTCACAGGAAAAGATCTCTTCCTTAGACCTGAGTATCAGGAGATTTTCACCCAAAAGCGCGCCGAATTTGAAGGCATGCCTAGTTGCGATGAGGTCGCCAAAGTTGCTGATTGGACAAAGAGCTGGGAGTATCGAGAGAAAAACCTCGCCAGAGAAGCGATCACCATCAACGCTGCCAAGGCTTGCCAGCCTCTTGGCGCGGTCATGGTGGCTCTTGGATTTGAAAACACTATGCCTTATGTTCATGGAAGTCACGGTTGCGTGGCTTACTTCCGATCCTACTTCACGCGCCACTTCAAAGAGCCCACGCCTTGCGTGAGTGACTCTATGACCGAGGATGCGGCGGTATTTGGAGGATTGCAGAATATGATCGATGGTCTAGCCAACTGCTACGCTATGTATAAGCCTGAGATGATTGCCGTCTCTACGACTTGCATGGCTGAAGTTATCGGAGATGACCTTCAAGCGTTTGTTGAAAACGCTCGAAGCGCTGGAAGTATTCCTGCGGACTACCCTGTCCCCTATGCGAATACTCCTAGCTTCAAGGGCTCTCATATCACGGGCTATGACAACATGATGTATTCGATCATCACTCAGCTCTCCAATGTTTCTCAGAGCGCTGACAAAAAAGATCGAATCAACATCATCCCTGGATTTGAGCCCTATATCGGAAGCCTCCGCGAAGTGAAAGAGATCGTTGAGGCTTTTGGAGCGGACTACATCATGCTAGGGGATCACTCTGAGCAGTGGGATATGCCTGCGGGTAAATACCAGATGTTCAGCGGCGGCACCAAGCTTGATGATGCAAGAGATGCGGGCGCGAGCAAAGTGACCATCACGCTTCAGAAGTACACTACGCCAAGAACGATGAAGAGCTTTGCTAAGAAGTTCAAACAAGAGACGCTAGAGCTCAACCCTATCGGTCTAGCGGGAACTGATGCTTTTGTGAGCGCGATCTCTAAGCTCACAGGCAAGAGCGTCCCCCAAAAGCTCAAAGATGAGCGCGGTCGCCTTGTGGATGCAATGCAGGATAGCTACCCCTATATGCATGGTAAAAGCTTTGCGATTTGGGGCGATCCTGATTTTCTTATCGGAGCGGTTAGCTTCCTCATCGAGATGGGGGCAGAGCCTAAACATGTGCTTTGCCACAATGCCCCTGATGGCTGGGAAGAGGAGATGAAAGCCCTTCTTGCCACCTCTCCTGCTAAGGATCTTCATGTCTGGGCAGGCAAAGACCTATGGCACATGAGAAGCCTTCTCTTTACTGAGCCTGTTGATTTCATGATCGGCAACACCTATGGTAAAGAGCTAGAGCGAGATACAGGAATCCCCCTCATTCGCGTAGGATTCCCTATCTTTGATCGACACCATTTGCACCGATACAGCATCTCAGGATACAAAGGAACCTTGAATCTTTTGACATGGATCGTGAACAAAGTTCTTGACAAAATGGATGAGGACACCAAGCAGATCGCCAAAACCGACTTCTTCTTTGACGCGGTGCGATAA
- the rpoN gene encoding RNA polymerase factor sigma-54, whose translation MQSLRISQKQALRLSVRQWCAVLEASGSELEKKLSEAALENPFLKFRRKSLPTFSSGDFIENSPKERFLQESLLDQIDSSFFPTEFSQKIAAKIIEELNVEGYFEGDESAIAEEFGTSEAEVEKIRKRFRKLDPCGVGAKDSLEAFEFRLLESDYDEDLSSLAYEILRSPGQIHHLQGQARLLEAIDLAKRFSAPPALEFMQGEAFRRPDILVAEDEGVFRIEVWGDEFELGVEACGVKEKNSLKKEARLLCDYFNMRHSTLRKIATLIVDLQRDFFQGGELRPFSVSQAALEIGISQPTFSRAIAQKSLCCSRGTFPLRKFFPYEAKNGVSGEEIRAFIKALIAQEQGGRIYSDEQLSELVKRKFGVHIVRRTIGKYREQLGIPSPNFRKKLQGLKVKSLAVS comes from the coding sequence TTGCAGAGTTTAAGAATCTCGCAAAAGCAAGCTTTGCGCCTAAGTGTTCGGCAGTGGTGCGCGGTGCTTGAAGCGAGTGGATCGGAATTGGAAAAAAAGCTCTCCGAGGCGGCTCTGGAGAATCCTTTTTTAAAATTCAGACGCAAAAGCCTCCCAACCTTCTCCTCGGGCGACTTCATCGAAAACAGTCCTAAGGAGCGTTTTTTGCAGGAATCGCTCCTGGATCAGATCGATTCCTCCTTTTTTCCCACCGAATTCTCCCAAAAAATCGCCGCTAAAATCATTGAAGAGCTCAATGTTGAAGGCTATTTTGAGGGCGATGAGTCGGCCATTGCAGAGGAGTTTGGGACGAGCGAGGCGGAGGTGGAGAAGATTCGCAAACGCTTCAGGAAGCTTGATCCTTGCGGCGTGGGAGCCAAGGATTCGCTAGAGGCGTTTGAGTTTCGTCTTTTGGAGAGCGACTATGATGAGGATCTCTCCTCTTTGGCTTATGAAATCCTCCGCTCTCCAGGGCAGATTCATCATCTCCAAGGTCAAGCTAGACTCTTGGAAGCGATCGATCTAGCCAAGCGTTTTAGCGCTCCTCCTGCGCTTGAGTTTATGCAGGGCGAGGCCTTTAGGCGACCTGATATTTTAGTGGCCGAGGATGAGGGAGTCTTCCGGATTGAGGTTTGGGGGGATGAATTTGAGCTTGGCGTTGAGGCGTGCGGGGTCAAAGAGAAGAATAGCCTCAAAAAAGAGGCACGGCTTTTGTGTGACTATTTCAATATGCGCCACTCCACTTTAAGAAAAATTGCGACCCTGATCGTTGATCTGCAACGCGACTTTTTTCAGGGTGGAGAGCTACGACCCTTTTCCGTCTCTCAGGCGGCTCTAGAGATTGGAATCTCCCAGCCCACCTTCTCTAGGGCGATCGCTCAAAAGTCTCTCTGTTGCTCTAGAGGAACTTTTCCTTTACGCAAATTTTTCCCCTATGAGGCAAAAAATGGCGTGAGCGGAGAGGAGATTCGCGCTTTTATCAAGGCTCTCATTGCCCAAGAGCAGGGCGGGCGAATCTATTCTGATGAGCAGCTAAGCGAGTTAGTGAAGCGAAAGTTTGGCGTCCATATTGTGAGGCGCACGATTGGAAAGTATCGAGAGCAGCTAGGAATCCCCTCTCCTAATTTTCGCAAAAAGCTTCAAGGCCTCAAAGTAAAAAGTCTCGCTGTCTCTTAA
- a CDS encoding TrkH family potassium uptake protein, whose product MDIRSVRILLLSYMLIALLGALLLSLPPMQRAPLPFVDLLFTSTSAVCVTGLIVQNTASDFTFWGQLVILLLIQVGGFGYMTLATLLYLVLRRRLGFREKQVLKETLDYPTMDGLIRFMRRIVFFVLYIELVGALLLFGRFSLDKEMEEALWLAIFHAVSAFNNAGFSLFESNLMEYRGDVAINLIITSLIIIGGLGYFVLLELREHHKKRFFHLSLHTKVVVTMTAALLVFAALVVLILEWNNPRTLGELPVWERFMAAYFASVNFRTAGFNTLDIGGFRDATMFFSSVFMSIGGAPGGTAGGIKVTTVAVLLLYGWASLRQGEPVIFKRKVADEVVQKSFVILLGAAIYIILSAMALSMIEEGVSFLPLLLEVSSAFGTVGLSAGDGGVLSLSANFDTFGKFFMIVLMLLGRVGVLAFTIVFFGASSPRRVQYPEGRIIL is encoded by the coding sequence ATGGATATAAGAAGCGTTCGGATTCTTTTGCTTAGCTATATGCTCATCGCGCTCCTTGGCGCTCTTTTGCTCTCCTTGCCTCCCATGCAGAGGGCTCCTTTACCTTTTGTTGATCTTCTTTTCACTTCCACCTCGGCTGTTTGTGTGACGGGACTCATCGTTCAAAATACCGCGAGCGACTTCACTTTTTGGGGACAATTGGTGATTTTGCTCCTTATTCAGGTGGGTGGGTTTGGCTATATGACGCTTGCCACGCTTCTCTATCTAGTGCTACGCCGTCGCTTGGGCTTTCGCGAGAAGCAGGTGCTCAAAGAGACGCTCGATTATCCTACGATGGATGGCTTGATTCGCTTCATGAGGCGAATCGTCTTTTTTGTGCTCTATATCGAGTTAGTCGGTGCGCTGTTGCTTTTTGGGCGATTCTCTCTTGATAAGGAGATGGAGGAGGCGCTTTGGCTAGCGATTTTTCATGCGGTCTCGGCCTTTAACAATGCAGGATTTTCGCTTTTTGAGAGCAATCTCATGGAGTATCGTGGGGATGTAGCCATCAATCTTATCATCACCTCGCTCATCATTATTGGGGGGCTTGGCTATTTTGTCCTCCTTGAGCTTCGAGAGCATCACAAAAAGCGCTTTTTCCACCTCTCGCTTCACACCAAAGTGGTCGTGACGATGACGGCGGCGCTTTTGGTTTTTGCGGCTTTGGTGGTGCTGATTTTGGAGTGGAACAACCCTAGAACCCTAGGGGAGCTCCCTGTTTGGGAGCGCTTCATGGCGGCCTATTTCGCCTCGGTCAATTTCCGAACAGCGGGCTTTAATACGCTTGATATTGGAGGGTTTCGTGATGCAACCATGTTCTTCTCCTCGGTCTTTATGAGCATTGGAGGAGCGCCTGGAGGAACGGCTGGGGGAATCAAGGTCACCACTGTGGCGGTGTTGCTTCTCTATGGCTGGGCCTCTTTGCGTCAAGGCGAGCCAGTGATCTTTAAGCGCAAAGTGGCGGACGAGGTGGTACAAAAGTCCTTTGTGATTCTTTTAGGGGCAGCGATTTACATCATCCTCTCGGCCATGGCACTCTCCATGATTGAGGAGGGGGTCTCCTTTTTGCCTTTGTTGCTTGAAGTCTCCTCCGCCTTTGGCACCGTGGGGCTCTCTGCAGGAGATGGAGGCGTGCTCAGTCTATCGGCCAATTTTGATACTTTTGGCAAGTTTTTTATGATTGTTTTGATGTTGTTGGGGCGGGTGGGAGTGTTGGCTTTCACTATCGTCTTTTTTGGGGCATCATCCCCGCGAAGAGTCCAATATCCTGAGGGGAGAATCATCTTATGA